The genomic window GCGCGCACTTAGCCAGCCGAGGCGCCACGCTGACATAAAGAGTGTTCGCCGTCTGGGCCTGTGAAGCAGGCAGTGTGATTTTGCTTTGGGAGGAGTTCCTGGTTCATAGTAGCCAGCGGGAGCGAAGATGAAACAGAAATCCGGACCGGGCAAAGCACCGGCAGAACAAGTTGTAAAAAGACATTAGGCGACAGACGCGCCGGCATTATTCGCCGGAAGAGAGGATCCGCATGGTGCTGTGCGCGGCAAGGAGAACATCTCGAGATCTGCCGCCCAGAAGGCATTGCCGCCTCGATGTATTACAGCTGGTTCAAGGAGTTATCTGACGACGGACGTCAGCTCTTAAACGAATGTCGACAACTTGACCCTGCAGCCCGCTACGAAGTCCCTGCTGAACATCCAATTCTCAATTCGGCACGGCCTTTGCTTGGTTAGCGGTACCATCACGTATTGCTCCAGATACGGCGATGTTAGGGGCGGGCTCGGCGTCGCGAGCGTCTGGTCCGCCCCGCCGATTTGCTGTGGCTTGCGACTCCGGCGCCTAAGAGGCCATGCCATAGCCTCGAACACACGTTAGATCAGAGATGCAGACTGGAACGGTAGTGTCCTACAGTGTTGAGAATGGCTGGGGCTTCATCAGACCCGACAACTGCGACGGCGTGGACTTGTTCGTGCACATTTCGGACCTTTGCGACTGCACAGGGGCTGATCTGGTGCCCGGGACGCGCGTGTCTTTCGATCGTCGCTTCAACAAACGCCGATCGAAGTACAGAGCCGCCGAGGTCAGACTAATCAATTGAGATGCCGTATTTTCTGAAGCACGCGTTGCTTATCATTTGATATCGGAACGACGATGCAGGAGCGCTTCCCTTGCAAGGCGCATTAAAATTGACGGCTTCCTCTCTGTACGTTCAGGTCGATCTTCTGACGAATCTTGCCGACTCCAAGACGCCTTTTGGAGTAGTGACGTGCCACCTGGATGTCGTGAGCAATCCTGGTCAAAATCGTTCAATGAAGCATCGAAGATGTTGGACCATTTTAGGACGCCGGCGTCATCTGACGGCAGCGTTTCGGCACGGACCTCGTACAAATGATCGTCCCCAAACAATCGAAACTGGAGGCCGCGCCACGGATCATACATACATTCGGCGACGCCCGCGGTGACGCTCAGCGTAGTGCAGTCGACGATCTTGACGAGATCCTAGCCACGCCGCGTGTATTGGCCATCGGTATGTTCCAGACATGCCAACAACGCCCGTCGTTGAGCGTAGCGAAGATCAGACACGAACAGGCTATGGACGATGCGCGCTTTCACTTGCTCGCTCTCGACATTAAGCTCGGCCAGCCGCTGATCGAGTTCTCGGATCGAGTTAACAACCTCGAGGCCGAACTCGCGTCAGCCCGCGACGGAGTTTTCATCGGGAATCCTACAATGAGGCTCCTTTGCGGGGGCCAAGTGCGCAGCACCTCCAGCGCTTTGATGTCACCGTGATTGTTTCAGATCTCGCAGGAGAGCCAGATCTCGACTGCGCGATTGGGAGTACTGGACGCGTTATCTGCACCGGCGGCCCCGATCGCACAATTCCGTCGGTTTCTTACGCGCTACGGGCTCTGATGCTGCTGCCCTCACGACTCTTTGCCGCTTTCCACGGCCTTTGTCGCCGTACTTGACGCCGATTTCGTTTCGCAGACGCCGCTTTCAGAATCGGGGTCCACCTTACCATCGCTCCGTTGCTCAATCCGGCGAAATGGTATTGGCGCGCTCTTCTCCTGGGAGCGGCTGCCATAGTGTCTTAGCGCCATGTGGTTTGGAGCTTGGCCGATACGCTGGTGCCACTCGGCTGGACGGCGGACGCGCTTCCTTATGCGGACTTAATCGAGCGGACGTTGGCACCGTTTAACGAGCCGAGCGTTGTCGAGTTGAAGATTCGCATGCCGAAGCTCTACTGTGCCGTCCTCGTCCATTGCGACTCGAATCAACCCGTACCTGACGCCTTATTGTGGAGGAATACGGTGATCTGTTGCCGTACTAGAGCGCTCGTTCCTATCGACGAACAGATGCTCTTCAGATCGTCCCAGAGCTAGTTGGGGGGATCAAGTCGGGCTGGAGGACAGGCGCAGTCCGCCCCTGCCATAACTTGCGCGATCGACGATGCTTGAAAGTAGAGATCCAAGACAGCGCGTCGGCCAAGTCGGCAGCGTCCCTCATCAAAAGCCCCGTGAAGGTGACGTTGCGCTGGCATGCGGCCTGCACAACACCGATCACAGTCCATCCGAACCCATCGCCCCAGATCGCGTAGCGAGCTAATCTGGGTGAGAGCTCGATCGCGTTTCACCATTGTGCTCTTAGCCGACGCGG from Bradyrhizobium zhanjiangense includes these protein-coding regions:
- a CDS encoding cold-shock protein — its product is MQTGTVVSYSVENGWGFIRPDNCDGVDLFVHISDLCDCTGADLVPGTRVSFDRRFNKRRSKYRAAEVRLIN